One segment of Toxoplasma gondii ME49 chromosome VI, whole genome shotgun sequence DNA contains the following:
- a CDS encoding hypothetical protein (encoded by transcript TGME49_242740~Signal peptide predicted by SignalP 2.0 HMM (probability 0.996) with cleavage site probability 0.329 at residue 27): MARSSFFLLFAACCCVVWDANVPLGMSVELKEGEAPQWAQTQATHSEAHKAQRHSRPPQVLEYIVPQQVFQGGFRRFNASPTHGEKIRIVDQSGKMRLEPSASADDFTLDRVFPVEGHLCNLEKTVSLNALFQRYTQKERKFWKEKTLHGHKVYEMTLPVFDPRKCSPQVHEPAVEFCVLFTPGLPDMLEKAKRLGFAPTALPDSLLVRILWTAV, translated from the coding sequence ATGGCGAGaagttccttctttctcctgtttgcGGCATGTTGCTGCGTAGTTTGGGATGCGAACGTTCCCCTAGGCATGTCCGTGGAACTCAAAGAGGGTGAGGCACCTCAGTGGGCGCAAACCCAGGCCACGCATTCAGAAGCGCACAAGGCCCAAAGGCACAGCAGGCCACCACAGGTGTTGGAGTACATAGTCCCCCAGCAAGTCTTCCAAGGAGGCTTCCGTCGGTTCAATGCGAGCCCGACACATGGAGAAAAAATTCGAATTGTTGACCAGTCAGGTAAAATGCGACTTGAACCATCCGCTTCGGCCGATGACTTCACGCTCGACAGAGTTTTTCCCGTGGAAGGACACCTGTGCAACCTCGAGAAGACTGTTAGCTTAAACGCTCTCTTTCAGCGGTACAcacaaaaggagagaaagttctggaaggagaaaactTTGCATGGACATAAGGTCTACGAAATGACCTTACCCGTATTCGATCCTAGAAAATGTTCTCCTCAGGTGCATGAGCCAGCAGTCGAGTTCTGTGTCCTCTTCACCCCTGGACTCCCTGACATGCTCGAAAAAGCAAAACGATTAGGATTTGCTCCGACGGCTCTTCCAGATAGCCTTCTTGTTCGGATTTTGTGGACTGCCGTGTAG